One region of Plasmodium vivax chromosome 7, whole genome shotgun sequence genomic DNA includes:
- a CDS encoding hypothetical protein, conserved (encoded by transcript PVX_099265A) has translation MQEIDSNVTGGNSPTCPKLETPNEDDKMRRDKNEESPCDPPLEKGTNGKVNPHARAKYSHVNRREAWRKRKPHGNAPHGDAPPDGKKQKEQNTCVVCLQNGVAKYKFVCCCEGYCSVACFKKHDKEACLEEQRKKASRLNVPNSLDSQNGEHKKGEAEERGDNRKEDDEESEEDLLTEDQKMKLKEDITLRMLLKNNYVRSVFKHLTTSKDKIAYLSNYINDPTIVQVVDQIMKSVEG, from the coding sequence ATGCAGGAAATCGACTCCAACGTGACAGGGGGGAATTCCCCAACATGCCCCAAGCTGGAGACCCCCAATGAGGACGATAAAATGAGAAGagacaaaaatgaggaaagcCCATGTGACCCTCCCCTGGAGAAAGGCACAAATGGAAAGGTAAATCCTCACGCGCGGGCAAAATATAGCCATGTTAATAGGAGAGAGGcctggaggaagaggaaaccCCACGGTAATGCTCCTCACGGTGATGCCCCCCCCGACGGGAAGAAACAGAAAGAACAAAACACCTGCGTGGTATGCCTCCAAAATGGAGTAGCGAAGTACAAATTTGTGTGTTGCTGCGAAGGCTACTGCTCAGTCGCCTGTTTTAAGAAGCACGACAAAGAGGCCTGTTTGGAGGAGCAAAGAAAGAAGGCCAGCAGATTAAATGTGCCTAATTCCCTAGACAGCCAAAACGGTGAGCATAAAAAgggcgaagcggaagaaaGGGGTGATAACCGTAAGGAGGATGACGAAGAGTCCGAGGAGGACCTGCTGACAGAGGACCAAAAGATGAAGCTAAAGGAAGACATCACCTTGAGGAtgcttcttaaaaataattatgtcCGTTCCGTTTTCAAGCATCTTACTACATCCAAGGATAAAATCGCCTACCTCTCCAATTATATTAACGACCCCACGATTGTGCAGGTGGTCGATCAAATTATGAAATCCGTGGAGGGTTGA
- a CDS encoding hypothetical protein, conserved (encoded by transcript PVX_099270A): protein MKAHRVKKAGEAAKAKGSAKGNAVKAKGNAVKAKGHAGEGGSSLVNLKIKNENIHVKNIVRTIHYVYNNRYDSETGFSYIKDILKNIIKGNVYDVEHKRYVNEHCIYELCARIALNMVRSNAKDENFNKMMDFLFDILYYCDVLLSERASRRGGRSASAGVSSVSGVSGVGGTGSTGSTTGGGEAGQEYELIAKLWNRLLDNIFIKDRKQRINLCRIVKALVKKACALQIDVSNKLCKKHVNIFLSLLNDKDHNIRILCLNILEPFQDFNTTASYLRCLDDSHNAVRIHAIKNIAIYADEANGGTNGRNNYDHLIILKSFLVRINDTNPNVRISVYEKLKSHYFFIPSDMKFELLLCGLNDKDNSVRQSCYGMVIHWVQHFDDKLENLLLHLINSDIDNDLIVEQICKIHLNSVRNGVIRSGSIELGSTQGRSSDVNATEEATERLSSSCRNELRGEDKGRKSHSGDGTPHNGDANSPYGEAWYSHCINNLFLLNAAELYMLRVYVQHFCDEQEKEKIDALKVINAVYYYMHLSRFNERVYYNRKNYINCVENNESDQADNLHLFCTCGKGKTDVKQLEEDRKRRFMETSLFDDEFCDKCMYYRAVQNSTEGVNGQADGTEGVNRQADGTEGVNRQADGTEGVNRQADGTEGVNRQADGTEGVNSHADGASANHADGNSASHADGTSVNQENGGGANDPGEHVLINEDNINENYNYICNMKNLLLICKYLDIIETYQVEKILQCCSTVLLRGPLREVIIKCMLNNTGVNYYKLQKGHITCAYWLSSSYVYACLELLRQMVYIKNKNCHVNDVEISLTNQILGIISEIKEPFENPESESPFAVDPVNFAEEGKRQGETRLEGSTLASTRLEGSPRNGSESSPKLAAKEQGAKQTEGNPLGALFSTILNVENDSIFEIIRKKKLNTLSIEHLLILCRKMQHKLDVTEAKIKDLTEMDRERSAEEVGSPKGDDQKERSSHSLFAFHDQIRLHTQIFLKQITMLSLLRLELKRRWLRILFILECFLCKSKSHCSFDSALREFPNELLLPALNFCCSIMPEWDDKEIEDQFYDIIVSKCLGNWCMYICKDDELKKQIYAYKTAIVDTCDVLNNCLLSIESIHEKVCPSVYQKANIDLMAHAERGVNKSGAVGNAGQATSQEEEANQRTANDEDGSSQLIFYEYNPPNESLLNYFATNQNAWYEYKELLEKLEINSLRCEIYICVLGDLLMTHPNLNNDEMIIDAIENIWSYLSGTVNTSKYIQSICLRVFCKLLLTEYLGNHIYRLSNEEMHKMVSRSSTKLRALFEMCFLISPSTYNCVQDFKKISTFNITNINAHDKLFLFSVFSMYPSMSETNLLVFHFTFEEVLLKTCDGVLKHKLKTINYTNILTFIIFTILHKANIHFLVAHFPKYIKSLLLVIIEKGVALTSRSNIVELVYKIIQIYLFHDLGRVRGGEAAETGTDAASPADGESANTGGALEPREGKKRGRKKKNAAPLEESNEKKEADKREPTLKTHTNFEVEMEQAGRAAQEEKSQKGENKNFTIFFKSALIDVNTTIKDLKTFFVLINFCMHSSDIIKSKNEIKLCEALKDSLQKKIDEVRTYFVQRNLVVGAPSGGEPPMGNTNTLLDVAQMDALKEESIYEEIINEYVNYIGTLPQRRFSYPVVPRGVDGCNGEEMSAEEIMEQIGHAANGQRPRGGTSDDVRTDNHPFGDRPNGSYARLFEKTANLALKAKYPPGEPGIEHKETQDEFIDANEEASCSIQNSFETIDEVKKFSSPLDDLLDVGSAPRLAAARSDETVLQHGGGGSTRGGCSREEAIEEAVEDAKEEVAQASAQAAAEEPAEETPLREDPPNGGSAKRDRRNSPRKLTELNISSSEESPEEGDPPSSMNDFESVRDAADFDDHSSGGSGSSTHSNDSTAMVFKRLNRLKRTSYTNVVSK from the coding sequence ATGAAGGCGCACAGGGTGAAAAAGGCGGGCGAGGCCGCCAAGGCGAAGGGAAGCGCAAAAGGAAACGCAGTCAAGGCGAAGGGAAACGCTGTCAAGGCGAAGGGCCACGCCGGGGAGGGGGGGTCCAGCTTGGTGAATCTGAAAATAAAGAACGAAAACATCCACGTAAAAAATATCGTGCGGACGATACACTACGTGTATAACAATAGGTACGACAGCGAGACGGGCTTCTCCTACATAAAAGACATCCTGAAGAACATCATCAAGGGCAATGTATACGACGTGGAGCACAAGCGGTACGTGAACGAGCACTGCATTTATGAGCTGTGCGCGAGGATAGCCCTAAACATGGTGAGGAGCAATGCTAAGGATGAAAATTTCAACAAGATGATGGACTTCCTGTTTGACATTTTGTACTATTGCGATGTGTTGCTCAGCGAGAGGGCGAGTcgccggggggggaggagcgccTCGGCAGGGGTCAGCagtgttagcggcgttagcggcgttggcggtaCTGGCAGCACTGGCAGCACTACcggtgggggggaggcaggGCAGGAGTACGAGCTGATCGCCAAGCTCTGGAACCGCCTGCTGGACAACATATTCATCAAAGACCGGAAGCAGCGAATCAACTTGTGCAGAATCGTAAAGGCGTTGGTGAAGAAGGCCTGCGCCTTGCAGATAGATGTATCGAACAAGCTGTGCAAGAAGCatgtgaatatttttttgtcccttctGAATGACAAGGACCATAACATCCGGATTCTGTGTCTGAACATTTTAGAACCCTTTCAGGACTTCAACACCACGGCTAGCTACCTGCGCTGTCTTGATGATTCCCACAACGCAGTCAGAATACACgccattaaaaatatagccaTCTACGCAGATGaggcaaatggggggacAAACGGTAGGAACAATTACGACCACTTGATCATTCTGAAGAGCTTCCTCGTAAGAATAAATGATACAAACCCTAATGTCAGAATAAGTGtgtatgaaaaattaaagagcCATTATTTCTTCATCCCATCGGATATGAAATTTGAGTTGCTCCTATGTGGACTGAACGACAAGGACAACTCCGTAAGGCAGAGTTGCTACGGCATGGTCATTCACTGGGTGCAGCATTTCGATGATAAGTTGGAAAATCTACTCCTCCACTTGATCAATAGCGACATTGATAATGACCTCATTGTGGAGCAGATTTGCAAAattcacctgaacagtgTTAGGAACGGCGTGATTCGGAGTGGCAGCATTGAATTGGGCAGCACGCAGGGGAGGTCATCCGATGTCAACGCTACAGAGGAAGCAACGGAACGGCTAAGCAGCAGCTGTAGGAACGAGTTGCGCGGCGAAGACAAAGGGAGGAAGTCCCACAGTGGTGATGGCACCCCGCACAACGGGGATGCGAATAGCCCCTACGGAGAGGCCTGGTACTCCCACTGCATAAACAACCTGTTCCTGCTAAACGCAGCAGAATTATACATGCTTCGAGTGTACGTACAGCACTTTTGCGATGAacaggagaaggaaaaaatcgaCGCGCTGAAGGTCATCAACGCTGTGTACTACTACATGCACCTCAGCCGCTTCAATGAGAGGGTCTACTACAACAGGAAGAACTACATTAACTGCGTCGAAAATAATGAGAGTGACCAGGCGGATAATCTGCACCTGTTCTGCACCTGTGGGAAGGGCAAGACGGATGTTAAGCAGCTCGAGGAGGATAGGAAGAGGCGCTTCATGGAGACCTCCCTTTTCGACGACGAGTTTTGCGACAAGTGCATGTACTACCGGGCTGTGCAGAACAGCACTGAGGGGGTGAATGGCCAAGCGGATGGCACTGAGGGGGTGAATAGGCAAGCGGATGGCACTGAGGGGGTGAATAGGCAAGCGGATGGCACTGAGGGGGTGAATAGGCAAGCGGATGGCACTGAGGGGGTGAATAGGCAAGCGGATGGCACTGAGGGGGTGAATAGCCATGCGGATGGCGCTTCGGCTAACCATGCGGATGGCAATTCGGCTAGCCATGCGGACGGCACTTCGGTTAACCAGGaaaatgggggaggggcgaaCGACCCCGGCGAGCACGTCCTCATCAACGAAGACAACATCAACGAAAATTACAACTACATTTGCAACATGAAGAACCTGCTGCTGATTTGCAAATATTTGGACATCATCGAGACGTACCAGGTGGAGAAAATCCTCCAGTGCTGCTCCACCGTCCTGCTGCGAGGCCCCCTGCGAGAGGTCATCATCAAATGTATGCTCAACAACACGGGGGTTAATTACTACAAACTGCAGAAGGGGCACATCACGTGTGCCTACTGGCTGAGCAGCAGCTATGTGTATGCTTGTCTGGAGCTGCTCCGGCAGATGGTCTACATTAAGAATAAAAACTGCCATGTGAATGACGTGGAAATTAGCCTGACCAATCAGATACTCGGCATCATCTCGGAGATTAAGGAGCCGTTCGAAAACCCGGAGAGCGAGAGCCCCTTCGCGGTGGACCCCGTCAACTTTGcagaggaggggaagcggcaaggGGAGACGCGGTTGGAGGGGTCGACATTGGCATCGACGCGATTGGAGGGGTCCCCCCGAAATGGGTCGGAGAGTTCCCCTAAACTGGCTGCGAAAGAGCAGGGGGCGAAGCAGACGGAGGGGAACCCCCTGGGGGCCCTCTTCAGCACCATCCTGAACGTGGAGAACGACAGCATCTTTGAGATCATccggaagaagaagctaaaCACGCTGTCGATCGAGCACCTGCTGATCCTCTGCAGGAAGATGCAGCACAAGCTGGACGTGACGGAGGCGAAGATAAAGGACTTGACCGAAATGGATCGGGAGCGGTCCGCCGAAGAGGTGGGCTCCCCCAAGGGAGACGaccaaaaggagagaagcagCCATTCCCTCTTCGCCTTCCACGACCAGATAAGACTACACACACAGATATTTCTAAAGCAGATAACCATGTTGAGTTTGCTTCGACTGGAATTGAAGAGGCGTTGGTTGAGGATTCTTTTCATATTGGAATGCTTCCTATGCAAGAGTAAATCCCACTGCTCATTCGATTCGGCTCTCCGAGAGTTCCCAAACGAGCTGCTACTCCCTGCGTTGAACTTCTGCTGCTCCATCATGCCGGAGTGGGATGACAAAGAAATAGAGGACCAATTCTATGACATAATCGTTTCCAAGTGTCTGGGCAACTggtgcatgtacatatgtaagGACGATGAATTGAAGAAGCAGATTTATGCCTACAAAACGGCCATCGTAGATACGTGTGACGTTTTGAACAACTGCCTGCTCAGCATTGAGAGCATTCACGAGAAGGTGTGCCCCAGTGTGTACCAGAAGGCCAACATCGATTTGATGGCGCATGCGGAAAGGGGGGTAAATAAAAGCGGAGCAGTGGGAAATGCCGGGCAGGCGACTTcccaggaggaggaagccaaCCAGAGAACAGCCAATGATGAGGATGGGAGCAGCCAACTCATCTTCTACGAGTACAACCCGCCAAATGAGTCCCTCCTGAACTACTTTGCGACGAACCAGAATGCCTGGTATGAGTATAAGGAGCTGCTGGAAAAGCTAGAAATTAACTCTCTGCGATGCGAAATATACATCTGCGTTTTGGGGGACCTGCTCATGACGCACCCAAATCTGAACAATGACGAAATGATCATCGACGCGATAGAAAACATTTGGAGCTACCTGAGTGGCACCGTCAACACGAGCAAGTACATTCAGTCCATCTGTCTGAGGGTCTTCTGCAAATTGTTGCTAACGGAATATCTGGGGAACCACATTTACAGATTATCAAATGAGGAAATGCATAAGATGGTGAGCAGGTCCTCCACCAAGTTGAGAGCGCTCTTCGAAATGTGCTTTCTCATCTCCCCTTCTACCTACAACTGTGTGCAagatttcaaaaaaattagcacctttaatataacaaatataaatgCGCATGACAAACTGTTCCTGTTTTCTGTGTTTTCTATGTACCCATCCATGAGTGAGACCAACCTGCTGGTCTTCCACTTCACCTTCGAGGAGGtgcttttaaaaacgtgCGATGGGGTCTTGAAGCATAAGTTGAAAACCATCAACTACACCAACATCCTCACCTTCATCATCTTCACCATCCTGCACAAGGCCAATATACACTTCCTCGTGGCGCACTTCCCCAAGTATATCAAATCGCTTCTCCTCGTCATCATTGAGAAGGGCGTCGCTTTGACTAGCCGCTCCAACATCGTCGAGCTGGTGTACAAAATTATCCAAATTTACCTCTTCCACGATTTGGGCCGAGtccgcgggggagaagcggccgAGACCGGGACAgacgccgcttcccccgcggATGGGGAAAGCGCCAACACAGGCGGGGCGCTCGAACCcagggaaggcaaaaaacggggcaggaaaaaaaaaaacgcagccCCGCTTGAAGAATCaaacgagaaaaaagaagcagacaAGAGGGAACCCACTCTAAAGACGCATACCAATTTCGAAGTAGAAATGGAACAAGCAGGAAGAGCAGCACAGGAGGAAAAGtcccaaaaaggagaaaataaaaatttcacaattttttttaaaagtgccCTCATCGATGTGAATACCACCATCAAAGATTTAAAAACGTTTTTTGTCCTCATCAACTTTTGCATGCACTCCAGTGATATTATAAAatcgaaaaatgaaataaaattatgtgaAGCGTTGAAGGACAGTTTGCAGAAAAAGATAGACGAGGTTAGGACCTACTTCGTGCAAAGGAACCTTGTGGTTGGTGCTCCATCcgggggggaaccccccatGGGGAATACTAACACCCTTCTAGATGTCGCCCAAATGGATGCCCTCAAGGAAGAATCCATTTACGAGGAAATCATCAACGAGTATGTTAACTACATAGGAACTTTGCCGCAGAGGAGGTTCTCCTACCCGGTCGTCCCCAGGGGGGTGGACGGCTGCAATGGGGAGGAGATGTCTGCAGAGGAGATTATGGAGCAGATCGGCCATGCCGCCAACGGGCAGCGCCCACGGGGAGGCACCTCTGATGATGTACGCACCGACAACCATCCGTTTGGTGACCGACCGAATGGAAGCTACGCACGGCTGTTCGAGAAGACGGCCAACTTGGCGCTTAAGGCGAAGTACCCGCCCGGGGAGCCTGGCATAGAACACAAGGAGACGCAGGACGAATTCATCGACGCAAATGAAGAGGCGTCCTGCTCCATCCAAAACAGTTTCGAGACCATCGATGAGGTTAAGAAGTTCAGCTCCCCCCTTGACGACCTCCTAGATGTGGGCAGCGCGCCCAGGCTTGCCGCCGCCCGCAGCGACGAAACGGTTTTGCAGCACGGGGGGGGCGGCTCCACTCGCGGAGGATGCAGCCGGGAAGAAGCCATAGAAGAAGCCGTGGAGGATGCCAAGGAGGAAGTCGCGCAGGCATCCGCGCAGGCAGCCGCGGAAGAACCCGCCGAAGAGACCCCCCTTAGGGAAGACCCCCCCAACGGCGGCAGCGCAAAGCGAGACAGGCGAAACTCCCCGCGCAAGCTAACCGAACTGAACATAAGCTCCAGCGAGGAAAGCCCCGAggagggggaccccccctcAAGCATGAACGACTTCGAGAGCGTCAGGGATGCCGCCGATTTCGACGACCACAGTAGCGGGGGCAGCGGGAGCAGCACACACAGCAACGACTCCACCGCCATGGTGTTTAAGCGGCTAAATCGGTTGAAGCGCACCAGCTACACCAACGTCGTTTCGAAGTGA
- a CDS encoding hypothetical protein, conserved (encoded by transcript PVX_099275A; Apicoplast targeted protein. Curated by Stuart Ralph, Walter and Eliza Hall Institute of Medical Research, Australia.), producing MIVHMYQPLLLLLLKNICINTEIGTKSVGGPKMRRNLQASKNPCVKTEGVVVVRGKRKETRKKGPTLLFVSSTSGEKKRILKKVKKECGRGGIKRERMLVGVHRPKGSDTKNVKVQNIPSGVPLFVIKNFHLRWKRINVSKNELQLKYCFLIGQEFCFSEVSRDTYIGLVNNKIYLFKETEEGAFYQCVYDGGGGSDGSEGSRGGHFDGHTDDDYYQDVSDFFNLEFPLSKHVEMWRKKDKRMNEITDKIRGLRILRANSVESFFSFLCSTNNNIPRITLMIDCLRRRYGRFLATVMFHGQDVLVKVREDGDAGGMAFNTNQQRVGVKKDQQGVRLKAGEAQPVRVKGEPPRNGEPQLPVRVKEEYPQNGEAVKEYPQNGATVKEQNRDDGHDAPAGGPAGGGNRIFYEHLKTVIKEERQRKVFPFYEFPSVENLSKLKEEDLRSLGFGYRSSYVIESAKMLVKRGSEQWIEDLKKEKKTKNCIDQLVLFPGIGLKVANCICLFGLNKFDCIPIDTHIYDIIYKYYQDIVQSECAPVRGRTAVRAVEAVRAADVADAANVADAANVADAAGATALKGKKKGKAATEQVMPTSIHRALKREGENGTTPNLRQNLRQNLKPNSKQPKKALTTSLYIRLYTRLKDLLGPNCGWAQTILFASELKKFSHLFE from the coding sequence ATGATTGTGCACATGTACCAacccctcctccttctgtTGTTAAAGAATATTTGCATCAACACAGAAATTGGGACTAAATCAGTTGGAGGGcccaaaatgaggaggaaccTCCAGGCCAGCAAGAACCCTTGCGTCAAAACGGAGGGTGTAGTAGTGGTCAGGGGAAAGAGAAAggaaacgcgaaaaaaaggtcCCACCCTCTTATTCGTAAGTAGCACcagcggggaaaaaaaaagaatacttAAGAAAGTCAAAAAGGAATGTGGAAGAGGGGGAATCAAGAGGGAGAGGATGCTGGTTGGCGTCCATCGGCCAAAAGGAAGCGACACGAAGAACGTGAAGGTGCAGAATATACCCAGCggagtccccctttttgtaataaaaaacTTCCACCTCAGGTGGAAACGAATTAATGTGAGCAAAAATGAGTTGCAACTGAAATACTGCTTCCTCATTGGACAGGAATTCTGCTTCAGCGAGGTCAGCAGGGATACTTACATCGGGTTGgtgaataataaaatttaccttTTTAAGGAGACGGAGGAGGGGGCCTTCTACCAGTGCGTTTACGATGGGGGGGGTGGGAGCGACGGGAGCGAAGGGAGCAGAGGTGGACACTTCGACGGACACACGGATGATGACTACTACCAAGACGTGAGCGACTTCTTCAATTTGGAATTCCCGTTAAGTAAACACGTCGAAATGTGGCggaaaaaagacaaaaggATGAACGAAATTACAGACAAAATTAGGGGGTTGAGAATATTAAGGGCCAACTCAGTGGaatcctttttctccttcctttGTTCTACTAATAATAACATCCCCAGGATAACGCTAATGATAGACTGCCTGAGGAGGAGGTACGGCAGGTTCCTCGCCACGGTCATGTTTCACGGGCAGGATGTGCTGGTCAAAGTGAGGGAAGACGGGGACGCAGGAGGAATGGCCTTTAACACGAATCAACAGCGCGTTGGTGTGAAGAAGGACCAACAGGGCGTTCGCCTGAAGGCGGGTGAGGCACAACCAGTGCGAGTGAAAGGGGAGCCCCCCCGAAATGGTGAGCCGCAACTGCCCGTCCGCGTGAAGGAGGAGTAcccccaaaatggtgagGCGGTGAAAGAGTACCCACAAAATGGGGCCACAGTGAAGGAGCAAAATAGAGACGACGGACACGATGCACCCGCTGGAGGCCCCGCGGGCGGGGGGAACAGAATCTTCTACGAGCACCTGAAGACGGTGATCaaggaggagcggcagagGAAGGTCTTCCCCTTCTACGAATTCCCAAGCGTAGAAAACCTATCCAAGTTAAAAGAGGAAGATTTGAGAAGCCTAGGGTTCGGGTATAGAAGTAGCTACGTTATAGAGAGCGCCAAAATGTTAGTGAAACGCGGAAGTGAACAATGGATTGAGGAtcttaaaaaagagaaaaagaccAAAAATTGCATAGACCAATTAGTACTCTTCCCAGGAATAGGGCTCAAAGTGGCCAATTGCATTTGCCTCTTCGGCTTGAATAAATTCGATTGCATTCCCATAGACACCCACATATATGACATCATCTACAAGTACTACCAGGACATTGTGCAGTCCGAGTGCGCCCCCGTTCGCGGTCGCACTGCGGTGAgagcggtggaagcggtgagAGCGGCGGACGTGGCGGACGCGGCGAATGTGGCTGACGCGGCGAATGTGGCTGACGCGGCTGGAGCAACTGCGCTGAAGGgcaagaagaaggggaaggcagCCACTGAGCAGGTCATGCCCACTTCTATCCACCGCGCGCTCAAACGGGAAGGTGAAAATGGCACAACGCCCAATTTGAGGCAAAATTTGAGGCAAAATTTGAAACCCAATTCGAAGCAGCCGAAGAAGGCGCTGACCACCTCGCTCTACATCAGACTGTACACGCGGCTGAAGGACCTCCTGGGGCCCAACTGCGGGTGGGCGCAAACCATCCTGTTCGCGTCCGAGTTGAAGAAGTTTAGCCACCTGTTTGAGTAG